The nucleotide sequence aaaAAGTGTTTTCTCTTTGTCTTGCTTAGCAGATCTCGATTGTCCTTGGGGAGAGTGTGGACTGCATGTCTGACAGCGGGGTGGGAACCGGAGAGGAGTAGATGGAGGCTACggaggatgggaaggaggaggccATGGAGGACTGAAAGGTGCTGGACATggacatggagacagaggggtAGGTGGTggcgatggagggagaggggtacgAGGTGTGGATGGGAGAGGAGTAGCAGGatgtgactggggaggggtaggaggagaCCGGGGAGGGGTAGGAGGTGATGGGAGAAGGGTAGctagagacaggggagggggctGATACTGAAGCTGCTGCTACAGCTACCGCCCCAGCCATCCCACCTTTCTCCGCCTTCTTGTCCTTCTGCCTCAGATGGATCTTGGTGTGCCTCTTCCTCTCGTCGCTGCGGGCAAACTTGCGTCCACAGATCTCGCAGGCGAAGGGCTTCTCACcggtgtgcgtgcgtatgtgcgtGGTCAGGTGGTCACTGCGGCTGAAGTTGCGCATGCAGATACGGCACTGGAAGGGCTTCTGGCCTGTGTGGATGCGGATGTGGCGTGTCAACTCGTCTGAGCGGGAGAAACGGCGATCACACGTCTCCACGGGGCAGGCATACGGCCTCTCGTGGGGCGGCGTCTTGCTGGGACGATTGGGGTACTTGCGCATGCGGCTGGGCTTGATCAGCTGGGACTGGTAGACACTCTTCAGGTCTTGGGAGCCCGTCTGGGTGGCGAAGGCTTTGATGGTGGacaggggggtgagggagggctGGCCTGACCCGTTCTGGAAGGGCTTCTGGTCAGGTAGCAGGCTAATCTCCCCCTGCTGCTGGGGGAAGAGGTAGTCAGGGATCATGGGCACAGGGAAGCTGGTGCCACACATCTTCCCGTTGGGGTAGGCTGGAGGGTTGTACTGGAGCGACCCTCCGGCTGGGCTGGCGAAGCCCTGGCCCTGGTCGGAGAAGATGTCAGGGCTGGCGCTGGAGTAGGTAGGAGCAGCTGAATAGATGGGGTTATTCTCACTGTGGTGGACAGAGCAGCTCAGACTGGAGCTCTGGGAGGAGATGGCGATGGACGAGATAGAGGAGGACAACGAGGAAGAGGTGCCGGTCTGAGAGGCGGAGGAGGACGGGGCGGAGGTGGAGGGGGTGTTGATCCCCACCAGCCCACTGACCAGACTGAATAGGGGCTCGGCCCACAGGCTATTGCTGCAGTTGGTGGCTGGCTCCAGGGTGAAGCGGCCAGTGTAGGAGATAGGAGGCAGCCGCTGGCTGGAGTAGCTCTGCTCGCCCATCGACTTCTCACAGTTCATGGAGATATCAGGTAACGTatctgcagagagaaagagggaaggagacatGAATCAATTAAtatgcaggagggagggagggagggagggagggagggagggagggagggagggagggagggagggagggagggagggagggagggagggagggagggagggagggagggagggagggagggagggagggagggagggagg is from Oncorhynchus masou masou isolate Uvic2021 chromosome 32, UVic_Omas_1.1, whole genome shotgun sequence and encodes:
- the egr1 gene encoding early growth response protein 1, translating into MAATKTEMLHPALQISDPLSFPHSPMDNYPKLEEMMMLSSAGTPYLSASTTEGAGFGSGEPGEQYDHITGDTLPDISMNCEKSMGEQSYSSQRLPPISYTGRFTLEPATNCSNSLWAEPLFSLVSGLVGINTPSTSAPSSSASQTGTSSSLSSSISSIAISSQSSSLSCSVHHSENNPIYSAAPTYSSASPDIFSDQGQGFASPAGGSLQYNPPAYPNGKMCGTSFPVPMIPDYLFPQQQGEISLLPDQKPFQNGSGQPSLTPLSTIKAFATQTGSQDLKSVYQSQLIKPSRMRKYPNRPSKTPPHERPYACPVETCDRRFSRSDELTRHIRIHTGQKPFQCRICMRNFSRSDHLTTHIRTHTGEKPFACEICGRKFARSDERKRHTKIHLRQKDKKAEKGGMAGAVAVAAASVSAPSPVSSYPSPITSYPSPVSSYPSPVTSCYSSPIHTSYPSPSIATTYPSVSMSMSSTFQSSMASSFPSSVASIYSSPVPTPLSDMQSTLSPRTIEIC